From the Echeneis naucrates chromosome 7, fEcheNa1.1, whole genome shotgun sequence genome, the window GCTCAGAGGGCTTGGTTCATAACTGCACAACGGGGCATAAAACTACCAGGTGGAATCAGCTTGTGTATTTACCAAACATAAGAGCTACTGGTCTACTGGAATCTAGATTAATAGAAGTGCAGAAATTAAAGTAAATACGCTGTGGGAGAATATATTTAGTCATGTGTGTCTAATGCCCTCAAAGTAAACAATGCCCCCGGGTTCTTGAGTGCTTAGTGGCAGAAGTTACGCTTGCTGGGCTGGTGAAGGAAGTTGTTTCTGGCATGGGCTGTGTGGCGAGGGGCCTGCTCTCTGGTGCGGTTTTGGCGCTGTATGTGGTTGCGGCCCAAGTGGCGCCTCTCGATGCGAGCTTTGCTACGCTGGACCCTGGCTACTTGGGTGACCTTGGCCAGAGCACCAGCCTGGGCAGCTGCTCCACGGCTCACCCTGGTGGGCACAGTGCTGCAGGTGGCGAGGGCAACGGCTGGTTCAGCcactctgctgcagagacagaaaaaaggtgTGATTGGTGTGATAGCCACACTGATCCTGACAAAGGAGGTGAAGGTGAAACAAATCTTGTATTAAAGGTGTCATTCCTCACCTCACGCTGCTTGCCAGGCTGACGATGCTTTC encodes:
- the tp53inp2b gene encoding tumor protein p53-inducible nuclear protein 2 isoform X3 encodes the protein MFQRLSNLLFGEVEEVAAELKGPKPCVTEADEEGWMLVNLPEGATAEASPMEDLLIEHPSMSVYVSPNNLSMVSNSNLSVVGEESIVSLASSVSRVAEPAVALATCSTVPTRVSRGAAAQAGALAKVTQVARVQRSKARIERRHLGRNHIQRQNRTREQAPRHTAHARNNFLHQPSKRNFCH